Proteins co-encoded in one Brassica oleracea var. oleracea cultivar TO1000 chromosome C4, BOL, whole genome shotgun sequence genomic window:
- the LOC106342271 gene encoding serine/threonine-protein phosphatase PP2A-4 catalytic subunit-like — translation MGVDSLPTDATIDLDEQISQLMQCKPLSEQQVRSLCEKAKEILMDESNVQPVKSPVTICGDIHGQFHDLAELFRIGGMCPDTNYLFMGDYVDRGYYSVETVTLLVALKMRYPQRITILRGNHESRQITQVYGFYDECLRKYGNANVWKIFTDLFDYFPLTALVESEIFCLHGGLSPSIETLDNIRNFDRVQEVPHEGPMCDLLWSDPDDRCGWGISPRGAGYTFGQDISEQFNHSNGLKLIARAHQLVMDGYNWAHEQKVVTIFSAPNYCYRCGNMASILEVDDCMSHSFIQFEPAPRRGEPDVTRRTPDYFL, via the exons ATGGGAGTCGATTCGCTACCAACGGACGCAACCATTGATCTTGATGAGCAGATCTCGCAGCTCATGCAGTGCAAGCCCCTCTCCGAGCAACAG GTTAGATCGTTATGCGAGAAAGCCAAGGAGATCTTAATGGATGAAAGCAACGTTCAG CCTGTGAAAAGCCCTGTGACAATATGCGGTGATATTCATGGACAGTTCCATGACCTTGCAGAGCTTTTCCGTATTGGGGGAATG TGCCCTGACACCAACTACCTGTTTATGGGAGATTACGTTGATCGCGGTTATTATTCTGTTGAAACTGTTACG CTGTTAGTCGCCTTAAAGATGCGATATCCTCAGCGAATCACCATTCTTAGAGGAAACCATGAGAGTCGTCAG ATCACTCAGGTCTATGGATTTTACGATGAATGTCTGCGAAA GTATGGCAACGCAAATGTTTGGAAAATCTTTACGGACCTCTTCGACTATTTTCCATTGACAGCCTTG GTTGAGTCAGAAATATTTTGCCTTCATGGTGGATTGTCTCCATCCATCGAAACCCTTGACAACATAAGGAACTTTGATCGAGTTCAAGAAGTGCCCCATGAAGGGCCGATGTGTGACTTATTATGGTCTGATCCTGATGACCGTTGTGGTTGGGGAATCTCTCCACGTGGTGCTGGATATACATTTGGTCAG GACATATCCGAACAGTTCAACCACTCAAACGGCTTGAAGCTGATCGCAAGAGCCCATCAGCTTGTTATGGATGGATACAACTGGGCTCAT GAGCAAAAGGTGGTAACTATCTTCAGTGCACCGAACTATTGTTACCGTTGTGGGAACATGGCTTCGATTCTTGAGGTTGATGACTGCATGAGCCACAGCTTCATTCAG TTTGAACCAGCACCGAGGAGAGGAGAACCAGACGTTACTCGAAGAACACCAGACTACTTCCTCTGA
- the LOC106342270 gene encoding uncharacterized protein LOC106342270: MTTRSDPDERLAQNPQTSSVKASIFRDGFSQESLKAVSLPPLEKEDSVREMMSSEKEVKSPPLASVLEKDEETIRSESAEASFSKERESMDVDCHGVFSVPEATSAFLEEDRHKMEEAVEADGSAACISEKKGQEDSDDQADVDTLAMASDVHIIEKNGNHQHQKVERVRVKDNAFVGRSVKIDVVDDTALLNVVPFYKKAKDHPKHKRNGGKHIVVSGKQQDKGNASKVGEGSQLRIMYSINQMKSMRYANMGNQKKLWSDVYARLLPELVNEYEGLVVSLKNQKTSKSNMRESGIGTKEVIDELTLEEEEEYTEENDDYNSILKPAFAVDGEPDFESGPPEDGFEYLRRVRWEAKRVPNVKVAKIDGNKYMTKEQSVYMPQIPEIPKCPDHLLPLKEWEDSLLSDFSHLRSVLDETMPSNQSIEDVLMEIFNKRLHTVPDESFGGLVSDIQGMDSMTQVSRLKKRIVLVEKESRLERSDCKWVVALCASVDTPLDGDTCACLKAFLRKCASLRALEVEDEQVIIMANMLITIAGRYFGQMK; the protein is encoded by the exons ATGACGACGAGATCTGATCCCGACGAACGTCTTGCTCAGAACCCACAAACCTCCTCAGTGAAAGCTTCAATTTTTCGAGATGGGTTTTCACAAGAGTCGCTAAAGGCCGTTTCTTTGCCGCCACTAGAGAAGGAGGACTCTGTTCGCGAGATGATGAGCTCAGAGAAGGAAGTAAAGTCTCCTCCTTTGGCTTCTGTTCTTGAGAAAGATGAAGAAACCATCCGTTCGGAATCTGCTGAAGCATCTTTCTCCAAAGAACGCGAGTCTATGGACGTGGATTGTCATGGAGTCTTCTCTGTTCCTGAAGCTACCTCTGCGTTTCTTGAAGAAGATAGGCACAAGATGGAGGAAGCTGTTGAGGCTGATGGGTCAGCTGCTTGTATCTCTGAGAAGAAGGGACAAGAAGATTCCGATGATCAGGCTGACGTGGACACGCTTGCAATGGCTTCTGATGTCCATATCATCGAAAAGAATGGGAACCACCAGCATCAGAAGGTGGAGAGAGTGAGAGTCAAGGACAACGCTTTCGTTGGGAGATCGGTGAAGATCGATGTGGTTGATGACACTGCGTTGCTCAACGTTGTTCCTTTCTACAAGAAGGCTAAAGATCATCCTAAGCATAAGAGAAACGGAGGGAAGCACATTGTTGTTAGTGGGAAGCAGCAAGATAAAGGAAACGCTTCGAAAGTTGGTGAAGGGAGTCAGTTGCGGATAATGTACTCTATAAACCAGATGAAGTCGATGAGGTATGCTAACATGGGGAATCAGAAGAAGCTGTGGAGTGACGTGTACGCTAGGCTGCTGCCTGAGCTGGTGAATGAGTACGAAGGTCTAGTAGTTAGCTTGAAGAATCAGAAGACTTCAAAGTCTAACATGAGGGAGAGTGGCATAG GCACCAAAGAAGTTATAGATGAGTTAACTCTTGAAGAAGAAGAGGAGTACACTGAAGAGAATGACGATTACAATAGCATTTTGAAACCTGCGTTTGCTGTTGATGGAGAACCTGATTTTGAATCTGGACCACCAGAAGATGGCTTTGAATACTTAAGACGAGTCAG GTGGGAGGCTAAGCGTGTTCCGAACGTAAAAGTAGCCAAGATAGATGGAAACAAGTACATGACCAAAGAGCAAAGTGTTTACATGCCACAAATACCTGAAATCCCCAAATGTCCAGATCACCTGTTACCTCTCAAGGAATGGGAAGACTCATTGCTTTCTGACTTCTCACACCTTCGCTCGGTACTTGATGAGACCATGCCATCAAATCAGTCCATAGAAGATGTGCTCATGGAGATATTCAACAAGCGTCTCCACACTGTTCCAGATGAGTCATTTGGTGGGTTGGTTTCAGACATACAAGGAATGGACTCGATGACGCAAGTATCAAGGTTGAAAAAACGTATAGTTTTGGTTGAGAAGGAGAGCCGGTTAGAGAGGAGTGACTGCAAATGGGTAGTGGCATTATGCGCATCGGTGGATACTCCTTTGGATGGTGATACTTGCGCTTGTCTCAAGGCTTTTCTGAGGAAGTGTGCGAGTCTTCGTGCGTTAGAGGTTGAAGATGAACAAGTTATCATCATGGCTAATATGCTCATCACCATCGCAGGCAGATACTTTGGCCAAATGAAGTAA
- the LOC106342272 gene encoding ferritin-4, chloroplastic → MLLKTVSSSSAALSLVSLHGGVKDVSPQLSSTNLRVSSGKSVSVRATKDSTTDELSGVGFQPFEEVKKELDLVPTSAHVSLARQKYSDECESAINEQINVEYNLSYVYHAMYAYFDRDNVALKGLAKFFKESSAEEREHAEKLMEYQNKRGGKVKLQFIVAPLSEFEHVDKGDALYGMELALSLEKLVNEKLLNLHNVASKNGDVHLADFIESEFLTEQVEAIKKISEYVAQLRRVGKGHGTWHFNQMLLEQ, encoded by the exons ATGCTTCTCAAGACGGTTTCTTCGTCTTCCGCTGCTCTCTCGCTCGTGAGTCTCCATGGCGGAGTCAAGGACGTTTCTCCTCAGCTATCCTCCACGAACCTTCGAGTTTCTTCTGGAAAATCTGTCTCTGTTCGCGCAACTAAAGACTCAACCACCGACGAGCTAAGCGGCGTCGGTTTCCAGCCGTTTGAGGAGGTTAAGAAGGAGCTCGATCTCGTCCCAACCAGCGCTCACGTCTCGCTCGCTCGTCAAAAGTACTCAGACGAGTGCGAATCCGCGATTAACGAGCAGATCAA TGTGGAGTACAATCTCTCGTATGTGTATCACGCCATGTATGCTTACTTCGATAGAGATAACGTCGCGCTCAAAGGTCTTGCCAA GTTCTTTAAGGAATCGAGTGCGGAAGAAAGAGAGCACGCTGAGAAGTTGATGGAGTATCAG AACAAACGTGGTGGGAAGGTTAAGTTACAGTTCATTGTAGCGCCTCTCTCGGAGTTTGAACACGTTGATAAAGGAGATGCTCTCTATG GGATGGAGCTGGCTCTGTCACTGGAGAAACTGGTTAATGAGAAGCTCTTAAACCTCCACAAT GTTGCTTCCAAGAACGGAGATGTTCACTTGGCTGATTTTATTGAGAGCGAGTTTCTGACCGAGCAG GTGGAGGCAATCAAGAAAATTTCAGAGTATGTAGCTCAACTAAGAAGAGTTGGCAAAGGACACG GGACATGGCATTTCAATCAAATGCTTCTGGAACAGTAA
- the LOC106339198 gene encoding uncharacterized protein LOC106339198 — protein sequence MDINLAQVMQKMSLEEDKPVDLTEDDDVNTVIRSARSLIGRLLNPECQNMARMLKTMPRIWKIYERVKGISLSKESFQFIFEQETDLQTVMKHGFWTFDDWGMVMDRWQEFPPPKFLQTALIWIRIHNIPVNYFSLKTMDAIADAVGHVKTIEYDPDKPHLLEYVRVLVIVDLQNPLRDTKSVNLPKGLSAMVDIEYERVRKKCFQCLRLSYEKQKCPLLKSARNRGGQSSERRPEEVVPIVHRQHCKNVVETIMPMLAPTVPPGFRAPSNIVAFEVFEQMQLYMNYTDPEERRIREFRMTQALADLERNPSAQRSYLRLENPPNVSTALNTDKGDVYYQRDSSQNERVAMNESVGLMDHLVTDKEFQMVGSQTQISPKLAPLKLRKGEESSEPVKRGVDQHNLNVIQGIVDEGSGDFNPVPHNKSFAIGYGETSSSKSKAGSTRKRQSTWTRKQNSQSAKRQSERMDNTCNE from the coding sequence ATGGATATTAACCTAGCTCAGGTTATGCAGAAGATGTCTTTAGAAGAAGACAAACCGGTGGACTTGACAGAAGATGATGATGTCAACACGGTGATACGGAGTGCTAGAAGTCTGATCGGTAGGCTACTCAATCCGGAATGTCAGAACATGGCTCGAATGCTAAAAACTATGCCAAGAATATGGAAGATCTATGAAAGGGTTAAGGGTATTTCTCTATCGAAGGAGAGTTTTCAGTTCATCTTTGAACAAGAAACAGATCTACAAACGGTCATGAAGCATGGTTTCTGGACTTTCGATGACTGGGGAATGGTAATGGATAGATGGCAGGAGTTTCCACCTCCAAAATTCCTCCAAACAGCGCTGATCTGGATTCGAATCCACAATATACCAGTTAACTATTTTTCTTTGAAGACAATGGATGCGATAGCTGATGCGGTGGGGCACGTAAAGACCATTGAATATGATCCAGATAAGCCACATCTACTGGAATATGTCAGAGTTTTGGTGATTGTTGACCTTCAGAATCCATTAAGGGATACCAAATCAGTTAATTTACCAAAGGGTCTCTCTGCAATGGTAGATATTGAGTATGAAAGAGTGCGTAAGAAGTGTTTCCAGTGTCTGCGACTCTCGTATGAGAAACAGAAATGTCCTCTTCTCAAGAGTGCACGTAACAGAGGAGGTCAAAGCTCAGAACGGCGCCCTGAGGAAGTGGTCCCAATTGTTCATCGTCAACACTGTAAGAATGTGGTAGAAACGATCATGCCGATGCTCGCACCAACGGTCCCACCAGGTTTCAGAGCTCCGTCAAACATTGTTGCCTTCGAGGTTTTTGAACAGATGCAGTTGTACATGAACTATACTGATCCAGAGGAGAGGAGGATACGTGAATTCCGGATGACGCAAGCTCTGGCTGACCTGGAGAGAAACCCATCTGCTCAACGCTCGTACCTGCGACTTGAAAATCCCCCCAACGTCTCGACGGCTCTAAACACAGACAAAGGAGACGTCTATTACCAAAGAGATTCTAGTCAAAATGAGAGAGTAGCAATGAATGAGTCTGTCGGGTTGATGGATCATCTTGTGACTGATAAGGAATTTCAGATGGTCGGTTCACAAACCCAAATAAGCCCAAAGCTAGCCCCTTTGAAGCTAAGAAAAGGAGAGGAGAGCTCGGAACCGGTAAAGAGGGGTGTTGATCAGCACAACCTAAATGTCATACAAGGAATAGTTGATGAGGGCTCGGGAGACTTCAATCCAGTTCCTCACAATAAGAGCTTTGCTATAGGTTATGGTGAGACTTCGTCATCAAAATCAAAGGCCGGTTCTACAAGGAAGAGGCAATCAACGTGGACTAGAAAACAAAACTCTCAGAGTGCTAAGCGTCAATCGGAGAGGATGGATAATACGTGTAATGAATAG
- the LOC106339199 gene encoding uncharacterized protein LOC106339199 yields MTDLRPISLCSVVYKIISNILCARLKTILPHLVSPTQGAFVAGRLISDNLLLAHEMIHGLRTNPNCKEEYIAIKTDMSKAYDRVEWDFLEVLFGKMGFSDTWIQWIMKCIRSVSYTVLLNRQTHGHIKPEWGIRQGDPLSPFLFILCIEALVHVMHRAEIRGDLQGMKLSKKCPAVQHLLFADDNLFLCRAFLPEIANFLHCLKLYGDSSGQVINFQKSAITFGADIDAVTRRVIAELCGIENEGGDGKYLGLPECFSGSKQKLLAFIGEKLNKRINGWFAKKLSHGGKEALLAKQAWRLFNNPYSLLAQVYKGRYYSSSDFLECGNGYRPSYAWRNILYGRDLLKKGLIQSISNGASTRIWSEKWIMDSCPRQPVNKEINIDVNQRVSSLINPNGEWDINILNELFPVNEVARIVKIQPGRVEDRKIWSLTDHGAYSVKSGYWLAVNNFQNVGNSRSVMEQEIIEVKKKVWKIKTLPKIRTFLWRAVSGALAVADRLQKRGIILDTVCKLCNSNTESINHVLFQCLPALEILQSVNFPPDPSSIRSLCQNIKLALEMMSDVTISETNRRAIPWLLWAIWKNRNSIIYAGTQISTEVLTHQAVEEATIWTEVNSSTTTLSSLSPALVIAPRWSPPRTGFVKCNVNANWRNSSSLYGGAWITRDHKGTVLHNARDAFTGAPNRLTAELCCIVWSMKSQIDLGHHEVIFAIDNKEAFAALASVAAWLRYRSLLEQIMVLKTRFRTASFEQESERSNSIVRDIARSVLRDGRFQSYLALGGPAWFHNRIQDEAHTNI; encoded by the exons ATGACAGACCTGAGACCTATAAGCTTGTGCTCGGTGGTCTACAAAATCATCTCCAACATCCTTTGTGCTCGTCTCAAGACAATTCTACCACATCTGGTGTCCCCGACCCAAGGAGCTTTCGTTGCTGGCAGGTTGATTTCTGATAATCTCTTACTAGCTCACGAGATGATTCATGGACTGCGTACTAATCCTAACTGCAAGGAGGAGTATATTGCAATTAAAACCGACATGTCTAAAGCCTACGACAGGGTTGAATGGGATTTCCTGGAGGTTCTCTTCGGTAAAATGGGTTTCAGCGACACATGGATACAGTGGATCATGAAGTGTATCCGCTCAGTCTCTTACACGGTTCTCCTGAACAGACAAACTCATGGTCATATCAAACCAGAATGGGGAATACGTCAAGGAGACCCTCTCTCACCTTTCCTGTTCATTTTGTGTATCGAGGCTCTGGTACATGTCATGCACAGAGCGGAGATCAGAGGAGACTTACAAGGGATGAAATTATCAAAGAAGTGTCCTGCAGTGCAACATCTACTTTTCGCTGACGACAACTTATTCTTGTGTAGAGCATTTCTCCCTGAGATCGCAAACTTTCTACATTGTCTCAAGTTGTATGGTGATTCTTCAGGACAAGTCATCAATTTTCAGAAGTCTGCGATCACCTTTGGGGCTGATATAGATGCGGTAACAAGAAGAGTTATAGCTGAGCTGTGTGGGATTGAGAATGAAGGAGGGGATGGTAAATATCTGGGCCTCCCAGAGTGTTTTAGTGGCTCCAAACAAAAACTCCTAGCTTTTATTGGTGAGAAACTTAACAAAAGAATCAATGGTTGGTTTGCTAAGAAGCTCTCTCATGGCGGGAAAGAA GCTTTACTTGCCAAACAAGCTTGGCGCCTTTTCAACAATCCATATAGCCTTTTGGCGCAGGTGTATAAGGGGAGGTACTACTCATCGTCTGACTTCTTAGAATGTGGGAATGGCTATCGGCCATCTTATGCCTGGAGGAATATACTATATGGTAGAGATCTTCTCAAAAAGGGGTTGATACAATCGATTAGTAATGGTGCATCTACGCGGATCTGGTCGGAAAAATGGATTATGGATTCATGTCCAAGGCAACCGGTTAACAAGGAGATCAACATTGATGTGAATCAAAGGGTTAGTTCTTTGATCAATCCAAATGGTGAATGGGACATTAATATTTTGAACGAGCTCTTTCCAGTTAATGAAGTTGCAAGGATTGTCAAGATCCAACCGGGGAGAGTTGAGGATAGGAAGATTTGGTCCCTCACAGATCATGGTGCATACTCGGTTAAAAGTGGATACTGGTTGGCAGTAAACAACTTTCAAAATGTTGGAAACTCTCGGTCTGTTATGGAGCAGGAGATCATTGAAGTGAAAAAGAAAGTCTGGAAAATCAAAACGCTACCCAAGATTAGAACGTTCCTGTGGAGAGCTGTTTCAGGCGCTTTGGCTGTTGCAGACAGACTGCAAAAGAGAGGTATCATTTTGGATACAGTTTGCAAACTATGCAATAGTAACACTGAGTCCATAAATCATGTTCTTTTCCAATGTCTGCCGGCGCTCGAGATTCTTCAATCAGTTAATTTCCCGCCTGATCCCTCATCCATACGAAGTCTCTGTCAAAACATAAAGTTGGCCTTGGAGATGATGTCTGATGTAACAATATCAGAGACCAATCGGAGAGCTATACCTTGGTTGCTGTGGGCAATTTGGAAAAATCGCAACTCCATCATCTATGCTGGGACTCAAATTTCTACGGAGGTTCTAACTCATCAAGCTGTTGAGGAAGCTACAATTTGGACGGAGGTAAACAGCTCTACTACGACTCTATCCTCCCTTTCTCCGGCTTTGGTTATTGCACCTCGTTGGTCTCCTCCAAGGACTGGCTTTGTCAAATGCAATGTCAATGCGAACTGGAGAAACTCATCGTCTCTGTATGGCGGAGCATGGATAACTAGAGATCACAAAGGTACAGTACTACACAATGCTAGAGATGCTTTCACAGGTGCTCCGAATAGGCTAACGGCAGAGCTGTGCTGCATTGTTTGGTCCATGAAAAGTCAAATCGATCTGGGGCATCACGAGGTGATCTTTGCCATTGATAATAAAGAGGCGTTTGCAGCTCTTGCAAGTGTAGCAGCTTGGCTGCGATATAGATCATTACTCGAGCAAATTATGGTTTTGAAAACGAGGTTTAGAACGGCAAGTTTTGAACAAGAATCTGAGAGATCCAATTCCATAGTGAGAGACATAGCAAGGAGTGTACTACGAGATGGCAGGTTCCAGTCATATTTAGCACTGGGCGGTCCGGCTTGGTTTCATAACAGGATTCAAGATGAGGCACACACCAACATCTGA
- the LOC106339200 gene encoding uncharacterized protein LOC106339200, whose protein sequence is MNPPDPSSIRSLCQNIKLALEMMSDVTISETNRRAIPWLLWAIWKNRNSIIYAGTQISTEVLARQAVEEATIWTEVNSSTTTLSSLSPALVIAPRWSPPRTGFVKCNVNANWRNSSSLYGEAWITRDHEGTVLHHARDAFTCAPNRLTA, encoded by the coding sequence ATGAACCCGCCTGATCCCTCATCCATACGAAGTCTCTGTCAAAACATAAAGCTGGCCTTGGAGATGATGTCTGATGTAACAATATCAGAGACCAATCGGAGAGCTATACCTTGGTTGCTGTGGGCAATTTGGAAAAATCGCAACTCCATCATCTATGCTGGGACTCAAATTTCTACAGAGGTTCTAGCTCGTCAAGCTGTTGAGGAAGCTACAATTTGGACGGAGGTAAACAGCTCTACTACGACTCTATCCTCCCTTTCTCCGGCTTTGGTTATTGCACCTCGTTGGTCTCCTCCAAGGACTGGCTTTGTCAAATGCAATGTCAATGCGAACTGGAGAAACTCATCGTCTCTGTATGGCGAAGCATGGATAACTAGAGATCACGAAGGTACAGTACTACACCATGCTAGAGATGCTTTCACATGTGCTCCGAATAGGCTAACGGCATAG
- the LOC106342373 gene encoding DEAD-box ATP-dependent RNA helicase 37 encodes MSESWADVVDSENNTASGSTTQNSHNTASGSTKPSRPAYVPPHLRNKQPSSVPVPPSPANDRVGYNGPPSASRWAPPGGYRADAGRPRGTGGGWNNRSGGWDRREREVNPFENADAEPEPAFTEQDNTGINFDAYEDIPIETSGDNVPPSVNTFAEIDLGEALNLNIRRCKYVKPTPVQRHAIPILLAGRDLMACAQTGSGKTAAFCFPIISGIMKDQHVLQRPRGSRTVYPLAVILSPTRELASQIHDEAKKFSYQTGVKVVVAYGGTPINQQLRELERGVDILVATPGRLNDLLERARVSMQMIRFLALDEADRMLDMGFEPQIRKIVEQMDMPPRGVRQTLLFSATFPREIQRLAADFLANYIFLAVGRVGSSTDLIVQRVEFVLDSDKRSHLMDLLHAQRENGIQGKQALTLVFVETKRGADSLENWLCINGFPATSIHGDRSQQEREVALKSFKSGRTPILVATDVAARGLDIPHVAHVVNFDLPNDIDDYVHRIGRTGRAGKSGLATAFFNDGNTSMARSLCELMQEANQEVPAWLSRYASRSSFGGGKNKRSGGRFGGRDFRREGSYSRGGGGYYGGGGGGGYGGGYGAPSGGYGGETPSAWD; translated from the exons ATGAGTGAATCATGGGCTGACGTGGTTGACTCAGAGAACAACACTGCCTCTGGGTCTACTACTCAAAACTCTCACAACACTGCCTCTGGGTCTACTAAACCGTCACGACCTGCTTATGTTCCTCCACATCTAAGGAACAAGCAACCATCTTCTGTCCCTGTTCCCCCATCACCAGCTAATGATCGTGTTGGCTATAATGGTCCACCTTCCGCCTCTCGTTGGGCTCCTCCTGGTGGTTACAGGGCTGATGCAGGTCGTCCACGAGGAACTGGCGGTGGCTGGAACAACAGGAGTGGAGGGTGGGACCGTAGGGAGCGCGAAGTCAACCCCTTTGAGAACGCTGACGCTGAGCCTGAGCCAGCTTTTACTGAGCAGGACAACACTGGGATTAACTTTGATGCTTACGAAGATATCCCGATTGAGACTAGTGGGGATAATGTGCCTCCTTCTGTCAACACGTTCGCGGAGATTGATCTTGGGGAGGCGTTGAATCTGAACATCAGGAGGTGCAAGTACGTGAAGCCGACGCCGGTGCAGAGGCACGCGATCCCTATATTGCTTGCCGGGAGGGATTTGATGGCGTGTGCTCAGACGGGGTCTGGGAAGACGGCTGCGTTTTGTTTTCCGATAATTAGTGGGATCATGAAGGATCAGCATGTGTTGCAGAGACCACGTGGCTCAAGGACTGTTTACCCTCTTGCGGTTATTCTATCGCCGACGAGGGAGTTGGCAAGTCAG ATACATGATGAGGCTAAAAAGTTCTCCTACCAAACTGGTGTGAAGGTTGTTGTTGCTTATGGAGGAACACCTATTAACCAGCAA CTCCGGGAACTTGAGAGAGGGGTTGATATTCTTGTGGCGACTCCTGGTAGACTAAATGATTTGCTCGAGAGAGCTAGAGTCTCTATGCAGATGATTAGATTCTTAGCTCTTGATGAGGCCGATAGGATGCTGGACATGGGTTTTGAGCCACAGATTAGGAAGATTGTTGAACAAATGGACATGCCTCCGCGTGGTGTTAGACAGACGCTTTTGTTTAGTGCTACTTTTCCAAGAGAGATTCAG AGACTCGCAGCTGACTTCTTAGCAAATTATATATTCTTGGCTGTGGGTAGAGTAGGTTCAAGTACTGACTTGATTGTCCAAAGGGTTGAGTTTGTCCTTGACTCTGACAAGAGAAGTCATCTCATGGACCTTCTCCATGCTCAGAGAGAGAATGGCATCCAAGGCAAG CAAGCCCTGACCTTAGTCTTTGTGGAGACAAAGAGGGGAGCCGACTCTTTGGAAAATTGGCTGTGCATCAATGGGTTTCCAGCAACCTCCATTCACGGTGACAGATCACAGCAG GAAAGAGAAGTGGCGCTGAAGTCATTCAAGAGCGGGAGAACGCCGATTCTGGTCGCAACGGACGTGGCAGCGCGTGGCCTCGACATTCCCCACGTGGCTCACGTTGTGAACTTCGATCTACCTAACGACATTGACGACTACGTCCACCGTATTGGACGAACAGGACGCGCTGGCAAATCAGGACTAGCGACTGCCTTCTTCAACGACGGCAACACCTCGATGGCTAGATCTCTCTGTGAGCTGATGCAAGAAGCTAACCAGGAAGTCCCTGCGTGGCTCTCGCGGTATGCGTCGCGTTCCTCCTTTGGTGGTGGTAAGAACAAGCGGTCTGGTGGTCGGTTTGGTGGCCGTGACTTTAGAAGGGAAGGTTCTTACAGTAGAGGAGGAGGTGGTTACTATGGTGGTGGAGGAGGAGGAGGCTATGGCGGTGGATATGGAGCTCCAAGTGGTGGATATGGTGGAGAAACTCCAAGTGCGTGGGACTGA